One part of the Bdellovibrio sp. KM01 genome encodes these proteins:
- a CDS encoding TIGR02147 family protein: MSRFNEKSKEELIQHIETLEKELEELKAKKSFSYAPLTFESASILKERYEELRLKNPSFSLRSLAQKVKISPGKISDIFNGRYQLSPELAKRITDNLEMPPNKRKEFLDAVANETNRVEAYRDYVKSSMDRANFNFKRTELTDHEGIEVIDHWLYIGLLAAMKIEGFDNTITWLARQLKMAESQIQPQMDKLERLGLVERNENKYFPIPQSTGFSSSKSNDIEKRKGAKKASISALRYLADDLENRTELDDVEALKRKKKNRDLCWVAAVDSTKLEEVPDFLGQTVLNSGQQIKGNPDQLYMIMLSCREIGRRPDENF, translated from the coding sequence GTGTCCAGGTTTAATGAAAAATCCAAAGAAGAGCTCATACAACATATCGAAACGCTCGAAAAAGAGCTTGAAGAACTGAAAGCTAAAAAGTCCTTTAGCTACGCTCCTCTGACGTTTGAGTCAGCGAGTATTCTTAAAGAGCGATACGAAGAATTACGCCTAAAGAATCCCAGTTTCTCACTCCGCTCATTAGCCCAAAAAGTAAAAATTTCCCCTGGGAAAATCTCGGACATATTCAATGGTCGCTACCAGTTATCACCAGAGTTGGCGAAAAGAATCACCGATAATTTGGAAATGCCTCCTAATAAGAGGAAGGAATTTTTGGATGCAGTCGCCAATGAAACCAATCGGGTTGAGGCCTATCGTGACTATGTGAAGTCAAGTATGGATCGAGCGAATTTCAATTTCAAAAGGACCGAGCTCACTGATCATGAAGGGATTGAGGTGATCGACCATTGGCTTTATATCGGCCTATTAGCTGCTATGAAAATTGAGGGTTTCGACAACACCATCACGTGGTTGGCCAGACAGCTAAAGATGGCTGAATCCCAAATTCAACCGCAAATGGATAAGTTAGAAAGATTGGGTTTAGTGGAAAGAAATGAAAACAAGTATTTCCCCATCCCGCAGTCTACAGGCTTTAGCAGTTCAAAATCCAATGACATTGAGAAAAGAAAAGGCGCCAAGAAAGCGTCAATTTCAGCTCTTCGCTATTTAGCAGATGACCTCGAGAACAGAACTGAACTGGATGATGTGGAAGCTTTGAAGCGAAAAAAGAAAAACCGTGATCTGTGCTGGGTGGCTGCCGTTGACAGCACCAAGCTTGAAGAAGTCCCAGATTTCTTAGGGCAGACAGTTCTAAACTCAGGGCAGCAGATCAAAGGCAATCCCGATCAACTTTAT